The following DNA comes from Nocardioides panzhihuensis.
GCTGGCCGGGCCGACCGAGGCAGGTGCCGATCTGCTCGCCGGGTTGGCCTCGGGGGAGCGGACCGCTGCCCTGACCGTGCCGCTGTCGACCGCGGCCTTCTCGGCGGCGGCCTCCTCCGGGGTCTCGGCGAGCTCGACCACCGTTCGCTCCGTGGCCGGAGCGTTGGAGGCGGACACCCTCCTGGTGCCGGTCGCGACGCCCGACGGCATCGAGATCCGGGCCCTCTCCGCCGAGCAGGCGACGATCACACCGGTCTCCTCGCTCGACATGACCCGTCAGCTCGCCGACGTGACCGTCGACCCGGCGGCCGGAGAGGTGATGGTCGCGGCGGAGAACGGCGCCGACGCCGTAAGCGCCGGTCTGCTGGCCGGCGCCGCGCTGATGGCCTCCGAGCAGGTCGGGGCGGCGCAGTGGTGCTTGACCACGACGGTGGAGTACCTCAAGGTGCGGCGCCAGTTCGGCCGCATCGTCGGTGGCTACCAAGCGCTCAAGCACCGGCTCGCCGACCTCTACACCGGCGTCGAAGGAGCCGGTGCGGCCGCGCGCTACGCCGCCGGGGCGCTGGCCATCGGCAGCGCAGAAGAGGCCGAGATCGCGACCCACGTCGCGGCCGCGTACTGCGGTGATCTCGCCGTCACCGCGGCCGAGGAGGCGGTGCAGCTGCACGGCGGCATCGGGATGACGTGGGAGCACCCCGCCCACCTCTACCTCAAGCGGGCCAAGGCCGACCAGATCGCGTACGGCCTTCCGGGCGCCCACCGCGACCGCTTGGGGGCCATGGTCGACATCTGATGCCGAAGCGTCACTCCGGTCGGCCGAGTTGGCACCACCGTGCCAACTCGGCCGACCGGAGTGACGTCTCGGCTACTTCTCCAGGGCCATCAGCGCGAGCGCGAACAGGAGGCGGTCGTGGGGGTTGGTGATGCTTCTGCCGGTGAGGTCCTGGATCTGCTTGATGCGGTAGATGACCGTGTTGCGGTGGCAGATCAGATCCTGGGCGGCGTGGGTGGGCGAGCCGCCGTGGGAGATGAGGGCGCGGAGCGTCGCCAGCAGCACGTCTGACTGGTGCGACGGCTGGGCCAGGATCGGACCGAGGGTGCGGCGGACGAGCAGGTGGGAG
Coding sequences within:
- a CDS encoding acyl-CoA dehydrogenase family protein, with the translated sequence MSTVDVELLDNEVDVDLRSTVRSFLTERCDPTEVVKAYDGDRSLTQVLWKGLAVELGLAGLLIPETYGGAGASAREAAVVLEELGRAAAPVPFLTSSVVAASVLLAGPTEAGADLLAGLASGERTAALTVPLSTAAFSAAASSGVSASSTTVRSVAGALEADTLLVPVATPDGIEIRALSAEQATITPVSSLDMTRQLADVTVDPAAGEVMVAAENGADAVSAGLLAGAALMASEQVGAAQWCLTTTVEYLKVRRQFGRIVGGYQALKHRLADLYTGVEGAGAAARYAAGALAIGSAEEAEIATHVAAAYCGDLAVTAAEEAVQLHGGIGMTWEHPAHLYLKRAKADQIAYGLPGAHRDRLGAMVDI